In Methanoregula sp. UBA64, one DNA window encodes the following:
- the smc gene encoding chromosome segregation protein SMC yields the protein MHITELEIDNFKSFSKKTKIPFLEGFTVISGPNGSGKSNIIDSILFVLALSSSRNLRAEKLTDLINLNSGKNIAEVAIAFSDGTKIRRRIKKTGNGYYSYNYLNDRLCKQSDIVDHLSKFGIIPHGYNVVMQGDVTRIMEMSDFERRKIIDEIAGVSEFDTKKQQALSELDVVRERIEREELLLLELTKRANELKKEREHALEYQKWQKELAFYQGCRSAAQLHDKEKERLTILASAEEQKIQIARIASDRSIEENELAYLKADLADVDELINQKSGPEYLKLIADLEEAKSGIKLAEQTIARLKKDKETNLEGINRVFADTKRAEARVQELSDQIRTLSIDRTNIAMEVATDKAQLEKIETEIRQYSSDTEESRQKLFALMEAAEAKKGERSGILHQQDMLIEKSRMRTSELERLVALQKQLDEEYAEKQKQLAENEKSVTDLAERKKGLDRNLSELEGSLFAQRSSLERLRGEMKDAEQDAIRLEAAQQARGESGGRAIEAVKAMEGVHGTIMELGRAPPEYATALNVAAGNKLQFVVCDTDQIASDAIRYLKDERLGRVTFLPLNKLKPPQLPPVKEAGVVDYAVNLLDYDPVYDKAFAIALGATVVVDTLERARKLIGKYRMVTLDGELLERSGAMTGGSAKKQVRGFGAAVDDEIVRIRSHLAELAGEASTLEAGVKRLTEEVDAKRAERNEIDQNVARSGAVNEEYTRRFEAITVEKQTIEAAVARQKEETGSSAAELAALEGALDTVTEAINGIQAEIDAIKKKLDDTNIPALTDQMEKKKKEIEEAERRLRNKEADMNDASRERQHFTARVGELGEERARLDERNRQIDTEIAGSNDQIAAHKAVIADLEEKQKQFSGEIEELRKKRTEISESMHASETKIIKFDSDKERFTAQLTALEERAAALAAEIAALVAIVGEVTTDLTLTEIEGKIADAELAIHKIGAVNMLAIEEYEKIEHQVQERTERKDTLSKERENLIERIQKYEQMKFEAFMTAFKTIDANFREIFARLTSGSGNLVLENEEDPFTGGLTFAVKPRDKKVHLLSSLSGGEKSLTTLAFILSIQRYIPAPFYAFDEVDMSLDGANVERIAAMISELAPTSQFVIVSLRKPMIEAAERIMGVTIRPDKSTLVTGVKVNG from the coding sequence TTGCACATCACAGAGCTGGAGATAGATAATTTCAAGTCTTTTTCAAAGAAGACAAAAATTCCCTTTTTAGAGGGTTTTACCGTCATATCGGGCCCGAACGGCTCCGGCAAGAGCAATATTATTGATTCCATCCTCTTTGTCCTCGCACTTTCGAGTTCCCGCAACCTCCGGGCCGAGAAGCTCACCGATCTCATCAACCTCAACTCCGGCAAGAACATTGCCGAGGTTGCCATTGCGTTTTCCGACGGGACCAAGATCCGCCGCCGGATCAAGAAGACCGGGAACGGCTATTACAGCTACAACTACCTGAACGACCGGCTCTGCAAGCAGAGCGATATTGTCGACCACCTCTCAAAGTTCGGGATCATCCCGCACGGCTACAATGTCGTGATGCAGGGCGACGTGACCCGGATCATGGAGATGAGCGACTTCGAGCGCCGCAAGATCATCGACGAGATCGCCGGGGTCTCCGAGTTCGACACGAAAAAACAGCAGGCGCTCTCGGAACTCGATGTGGTAAGGGAGCGCATCGAGCGCGAAGAGCTCCTCTTGCTCGAACTCACGAAACGGGCAAACGAGCTCAAGAAAGAGCGGGAGCACGCCCTCGAATACCAGAAGTGGCAAAAGGAGCTCGCCTTTTACCAGGGCTGCCGCTCCGCTGCCCAGCTCCACGACAAGGAAAAGGAACGCCTGACCATCCTTGCATCGGCAGAGGAGCAGAAGATCCAGATCGCACGGATCGCATCCGACCGGAGCATCGAAGAGAACGAGCTCGCCTACCTCAAGGCCGACCTTGCCGATGTCGACGAGCTGATCAACCAGAAGAGCGGCCCCGAGTACCTGAAGCTGATCGCCGACCTCGAAGAGGCAAAGAGCGGGATCAAGCTCGCCGAGCAGACCATAGCCCGGTTAAAGAAGGACAAGGAGACGAACCTCGAAGGGATCAACCGGGTCTTTGCCGATACGAAAAGGGCCGAGGCACGGGTCCAGGAGCTCTCCGACCAGATCCGCACGCTCTCCATCGACCGCACGAATATCGCTATGGAGGTGGCAACGGACAAGGCCCAGCTCGAGAAGATCGAGACGGAGATCCGGCAGTACTCCTCGGACACCGAAGAGTCCCGGCAGAAACTCTTTGCCCTGATGGAAGCGGCGGAGGCAAAGAAGGGCGAACGGTCCGGCATCCTCCACCAGCAGGACATGCTCATCGAGAAGAGCCGGATGCGGACGAGCGAGCTCGAACGCCTGGTTGCGCTCCAGAAACAGCTCGATGAGGAGTACGCAGAGAAGCAGAAGCAGCTCGCGGAGAACGAAAAGTCGGTCACCGATCTTGCCGAACGGAAGAAGGGGCTCGACCGGAACCTCTCGGAGCTCGAAGGCTCCCTCTTTGCCCAGCGCTCCTCGCTCGAACGGCTCCGCGGCGAGATGAAGGATGCCGAGCAGGACGCGATCCGGCTCGAAGCCGCCCAGCAGGCCCGGGGCGAGTCCGGGGGCAGGGCCATCGAGGCCGTAAAGGCCATGGAAGGCGTCCATGGGACCATCATGGAGCTGGGCCGGGCGCCGCCCGAGTACGCCACTGCCCTCAACGTTGCTGCGGGAAACAAGCTCCAGTTCGTGGTCTGCGACACCGACCAGATTGCATCGGATGCGATCCGGTACCTCAAGGACGAGCGGCTGGGCCGGGTCACCTTCCTCCCGCTCAACAAGCTCAAGCCCCCGCAGCTCCCGCCGGTAAAAGAGGCCGGCGTTGTCGATTACGCGGTCAACCTGCTCGATTACGACCCGGTGTACGACAAGGCCTTTGCCATTGCGCTCGGGGCGACCGTTGTCGTGGACACCCTGGAACGGGCACGGAAGCTGATCGGGAAGTACCGGATGGTCACCCTCGACGGCGAACTGCTGGAGCGGAGCGGGGCAATGACCGGCGGTTCGGCAAAGAAGCAGGTCAGGGGATTCGGCGCTGCGGTCGATGACGAGATTGTCCGGATCCGTTCCCACCTTGCCGAGCTCGCGGGCGAGGCATCGACCCTTGAAGCGGGCGTGAAGCGCCTGACCGAGGAAGTCGATGCAAAGCGGGCAGAAAGGAACGAGATCGACCAGAACGTGGCCCGGTCCGGGGCGGTAAACGAGGAGTACACCCGGCGCTTCGAGGCGATCACGGTCGAGAAGCAGACGATAGAGGCCGCCGTTGCCCGGCAGAAGGAAGAGACCGGCAGCAGCGCCGCGGAACTTGCCGCCCTTGAAGGCGCACTCGACACGGTGACCGAGGCGATCAACGGGATCCAGGCAGAGATCGATGCGATAAAGAAGAAACTCGACGACACGAACATCCCGGCCCTCACCGACCAGATGGAGAAGAAGAAAAAGGAGATCGAGGAGGCCGAACGCCGCCTGCGGAACAAGGAGGCGGACATGAACGATGCCTCCCGCGAGCGCCAGCACTTTACGGCCCGGGTCGGGGAACTGGGCGAGGAACGTGCCCGGCTCGACGAGCGCAACCGGCAGATCGATACCGAGATCGCCGGGTCAAACGACCAGATCGCGGCCCACAAGGCCGTGATTGCCGACCTCGAAGAGAAGCAGAAGCAGTTCTCGGGCGAGATCGAGGAGCTGCGCAAGAAGAGGACGGAGATCTCCGAGAGCATGCACGCGTCGGAGACGAAGATCATCAAGTTCGATTCCGACAAGGAACGGTTCACAGCCCAGCTCACCGCCCTCGAGGAACGGGCCGCCGCGCTCGCTGCGGAGATCGCCGCGCTCGTAGCCATTGTCGGCGAGGTCACGACCGATCTCACGCTCACCGAGATCGAGGGCAAGATCGCGGACGCGGAGCTTGCCATCCACAAGATCGGTGCCGTGAACATGCTCGCCATCGAGGAGTACGAGAAGATCGAGCACCAGGTACAGGAGCGGACCGAGCGCAAAGACACGCTCTCGAAAGAGCGGGAGAACCTCATCGAGCGTATCCAGAAGTACGAGCAGATGAAGTTCGAGGCGTTCATGACCGCTTTTAAGACGATCGATGCAAACTTCCGGGAGATCTTTGCCCGGCTCACGAGCGGGAGCGGCAACCTGGTCCTTGAAAACGAGGAAGACCCCTTCACCGGCGGGCTCACGTTTGCGGTCAAGCCCCGGGACAAGAAAGTCCACCTGCTCTCCTCGCTCTCGGGCGGGGAGAAGTCGCTCACCACCCTTGCCTTTATCCTCTCCATCCAGCGCTATATCCCGGCGCCGTTCTACGCCTTCGATGAAGTGGATATGTCGCTCGACGGCGCGAACGTGGAACGGATCGCGGCGATGATCTCAGAACTTGCCCCCACGTCGCAGTTTGTCATCGTCTCACTGCGTAAACCGATGATCGAGGCAGCCGAACGGATCATGGGCGTGACGATCCGGCCGGACAAGAGCACGCTCGTTACCGGGGTCAAGGTGAATGGCTGA
- a CDS encoding NCS2 family permease, producing the protein MTVTQLDRFFHITERGSTFRREIVAGLVTFVSIVYIIIVNPGILKAAGIPYEACMAATIVTAAIGCIIMGGYANRPFAVATYMGENAFVAYTVVGVLHYPWQAALGAVFVSGILLVVLTLTGWRSVMSEAVPASLKLSFSVGIGLFLAFVGLIDAGIVVVGSGSVPVEIGNLHTPAVLLAIMGFVLTGILIVKKVPAAILVGILATAGLAFAFGAAPLPTGVVSLPPDISPTFLQLDLSGVFTLGMFPVVLTLFTMMFLDTMGTLIGLGARAGFLDRDGNIPDVQKPFLADALATTAGGLLGTTTNGVFVESAAGIEQGGRTGLVAIVVGGLLLLALFFAPLFSAIPALATGPVLILVGLMMLQPVTRIDFSDYAEVIPAFTVIVMMSFTYNIGVGMCAGFVLWPVFAAVKGKFREIPPACWALCVLCLLFFVFYPY; encoded by the coding sequence ATGACCGTCACGCAGCTCGACCGGTTCTTCCATATTACCGAACGGGGTTCCACGTTCCGCCGGGAGATCGTTGCCGGCCTCGTGACGTTTGTCTCCATCGTCTACATCATCATCGTCAACCCGGGGATCCTCAAAGCCGCCGGGATCCCGTACGAGGCCTGCATGGCGGCAACGATTGTTACCGCCGCGATCGGCTGCATTATCATGGGCGGGTACGCGAACCGCCCCTTTGCCGTGGCGACCTACATGGGCGAGAACGCCTTTGTCGCGTATACCGTAGTCGGCGTCCTCCATTACCCGTGGCAGGCGGCCCTCGGGGCGGTCTTTGTGAGCGGCATCCTCCTTGTCGTCCTGACCCTCACGGGGTGGCGTTCGGTGATGAGCGAGGCCGTTCCCGCCTCGTTAAAACTGAGTTTCTCTGTGGGAATCGGGCTCTTTCTGGCGTTTGTCGGCCTGATCGACGCGGGGATCGTTGTGGTCGGGAGCGGGAGTGTCCCGGTGGAGATCGGGAACCTGCACACGCCGGCGGTCCTGCTCGCCATCATGGGTTTTGTCCTGACCGGGATCCTGATCGTCAAAAAGGTCCCGGCTGCGATCCTCGTGGGGATCCTTGCCACCGCCGGCCTTGCCTTTGCCTTCGGGGCTGCTCCCCTGCCCACCGGGGTGGTCTCCCTCCCGCCGGACATCTCCCCGACGTTTCTCCAGCTCGATCTTTCGGGGGTTTTCACGCTCGGGATGTTCCCGGTGGTGCTCACCCTCTTTACGATGATGTTTCTCGATACCATGGGAACGCTCATCGGCCTTGGCGCCCGGGCCGGGTTCCTTGACAGGGACGGGAATATCCCGGACGTGCAAAAGCCGTTTCTCGCCGATGCCCTTGCCACAACGGCGGGCGGGCTGCTCGGGACCACCACGAACGGCGTCTTTGTCGAGTCCGCGGCCGGGATCGAGCAGGGAGGGCGGACCGGGCTCGTGGCGATTGTCGTGGGCGGCCTGCTGCTCCTCGCCCTCTTCTTTGCCCCGCTCTTCTCGGCAATACCGGCGCTCGCCACCGGGCCGGTGCTCATCCTTGTCGGCCTCATGATGCTCCAGCCGGTAACACGGATAGACTTCTCCGATTATGCCGAAGTGATTCCGGCATTTACCGTGATCGTGATGATGAGCTTCACGTATAATATCGGGGTCGGGATGTGTGCCGGGTTTGTGCTCTGGCCGGTCTTTGCGGCGGTCAAAGGGAAGTTCCGCGAGATCCCGCCGGCCTGCTGGGCGCTCTGTGTACTCTGCCTGCTCTTCTTTGTCTTCTATCCCTACTGA
- a CDS encoding DUF4013 domain-containing protein codes for MDYGALVSEAAQYTKAALFKKPVTWLVFILCSLPFALINFLYDPKTLVSATGEFQWSNLPWMQIILLGFIGLLLSFIVSGYLVRIFRGSAQPPGFESFGALYLDGIKLFIVALVWMIPALVILIASFVMIVFGAMSRTAPMGTMMTAGFLLLMIGLIVLVITLVYTYMGCVRFARTGSMREAFRISALTATIQTIGWGAYILALIIVAVLLVLFGLVIALLALIPLVGWLIQLVLEPLVQIFSARYIARVYDHGVPQEPAPAPAPAVEG; via the coding sequence ATGGATTACGGAGCACTAGTTTCAGAGGCAGCGCAGTATACCAAGGCTGCCCTCTTCAAAAAGCCGGTCACGTGGCTGGTATTTATCCTGTGCAGCCTGCCGTTTGCGCTCATCAACTTCCTGTACGATCCCAAGACCCTGGTCTCCGCTACGGGAGAGTTCCAGTGGAGCAACCTCCCCTGGATGCAGATCATCCTGCTCGGCTTTATCGGCCTGCTCCTCTCGTTCATCGTCTCGGGGTACCTGGTCAGGATCTTCCGCGGGTCGGCACAGCCGCCGGGATTCGAATCGTTTGGCGCGCTCTACCTTGACGGCATCAAGCTCTTTATCGTCGCCCTGGTCTGGATGATCCCGGCGCTTGTCATCCTCATTGCCTCGTTTGTCATGATCGTTTTTGGGGCCATGTCGCGGACGGCTCCGATGGGCACCATGATGACCGCAGGATTCCTCCTCCTCATGATCGGGCTCATCGTGCTCGTGATCACGCTCGTGTACACGTATATGGGCTGCGTGCGCTTTGCCCGGACCGGCAGCATGCGTGAAGCATTCCGGATCTCTGCGCTCACCGCCACCATCCAGACGATCGGCTGGGGCGCGTACATCCTCGCGCTTATCATCGTGGCCGTGCTCCTCGTCCTCTTCGGGCTGGTCATCGCCCTCCTTGCGCTCATCCCGCTTGTCGGATGGCTGATCCAGCTGGTCCTCGAGCCGCTCGTCCAGATCTTCTCTGCGCGGTACATTGCCCGGGTCTACGACCACGGTGTCCCGCAGGAACCCGCCCCGGCCCCCGCGCCGGCAGTGGAAGGGTAA
- a CDS encoding ScpA family protein yields the protein MAEPGKKKKRAAKAPAPSGEPASVPAPAIEEVPVPAGEGAAAETPDTGGVGTAGPDGSGPAPAPETAPAAPEPEPEMFKDPVEILVGLAERGEIDPWNIDIIEVTDRFLSELERCRQLNLQISGRTLFYAATLLRMKSEQLDVASDDEEGDGEDGDYDVTEDPDFADESRLGPIERLEREIQRRLDRKNLRKSPVTLFELIIELKNLEKEERRRRRLPPPDEDYLVEADDVVSIAHEEGYQDSSRQIIEECLANADPTTEITLAELCKDLGWKLPEVYLPLLFIALDGRCSIRQEEFFGDVYVQVVKEDEEGNPTGPLAE from the coding sequence ATGGCTGAACCGGGCAAAAAGAAGAAGCGGGCGGCAAAAGCGCCGGCTCCCTCCGGGGAACCAGCCAGCGTGCCAGCACCGGCGATAGAAGAGGTACCTGTCCCGGCTGGGGAAGGAGCTGCCGCGGAGACTCCTGATACCGGAGGTGTCGGGACCGCGGGCCCCGACGGTTCCGGCCCGGCGCCGGCCCCGGAGACTGCGCCGGCCGCACCGGAACCCGAGCCGGAGATGTTCAAGGACCCGGTCGAGATCCTGGTCGGCCTTGCCGAACGGGGCGAGATCGATCCCTGGAACATCGATATTATCGAGGTGACGGACCGGTTCCTCTCCGAGCTGGAGCGGTGCCGGCAGCTCAATCTCCAGATCTCCGGGCGAACGCTCTTTTACGCGGCAACACTCCTGCGGATGAAGTCCGAACAGCTGGACGTTGCATCGGACGACGAGGAGGGTGACGGGGAAGACGGGGACTACGACGTTACCGAGGATCCCGATTTCGCGGACGAGAGCCGGCTCGGGCCTATCGAACGGCTGGAACGGGAGATCCAGCGCCGGCTCGACCGGAAAAACCTGCGGAAGAGCCCGGTCACGCTCTTCGAGCTGATCATCGAGCTCAAGAACCTTGAAAAAGAAGAGCGGAGGCGCCGCCGCCTGCCCCCGCCGGATGAGGACTACCTGGTCGAAGCCGACGATGTGGTCAGCATCGCGCACGAGGAGGGGTACCAGGATTCATCCCGACAGATCATCGAGGAGTGCCTCGCGAATGCCGACCCGACAACCGAGATCACCCTTGCCGAGCTCTGTAAGGACCTTGGCTGGAAGCTTCCCGAGGTCTATCTTCCGCTCCTCTTTATTGCCCTCGACGGACGGTGCAGCATCCGGCAGGAAGAGTTCTTCGGGGATGTGTACGTGCAGGTAGTAAAAGAAGATGAGGAAGGAAACCCGACAGGCCCTCTGGCGGAGTAA